In Streptomyces sp. NBC_00344, the genomic window CCGTGGTGGCGGGGGCTTGTCGTCCCAGGGATCTTGACTCACAACGCGCCGGATTTCCGTCTGACAGCGCCGGTCGGCACGCTGCGCGCCAATGGCCTGTTCGAGTGGGCAACGGGGTTTCGATGGCGATCGTCCGTCGGTTCCAGGCCCGCTACCAGGTGCGCAGCGGCGCTCCGGGGCGTACGACCGGCTGCTCCGCGCAACTCGTACCAGCCGGTCGGCCCACGGATGTCTCCGTCTTCCGGGCGTCGCCCATCGGGGTGTTGGCGGCGGCCGAAAGGATGGCTACGGGCTCAGCCGCCAGCAGTGGGAGGCAGCGAAACCCGCGCTGTTCTGCGCTCACCGTCGAGCACCCGCAGCGCACGCGCCAGGGTCTCGGCGTGCAGCCCGTTCTCGCCGCGCCGGTGCATCAGATCCAGTGCGTCCCTCACTGCGGCAGCTCTGCTGACCAGGGCCTGCGCGGCTCTCAGCGCGCCGTAAGTGTCGCCTCCGTGTGCCGGGTTGATACGACCCAACTGGTCGATCACTTCGAGATAGCTGTCGATGAACTCGCACTCGGCCCGGGTCAGTGCGGGCAGTGGCGGCAACTCCGGTGGCAGCACGGTGCGTTCACCCTGCCGGTGTACTCGGGAAGGGCTCGCTGCTGTCCAGCACCAAGTCCACCGGGCGACGGGTCCGGGCCGCCGGGGCGTCGAACACCGTGCACCGCTCCATGCCGCCCGTGATCCGCCCGGCGTCCCGCCCGGTATGGCGGGCGATCGGCCGCACCATCACGCTGCGCCTTTGCGGCAACTGCCGCAACTCCTCGGCATGGACGTCCAGGTCACGGGGCCGGTCCCGCACCGGCTCTTCGATGGCGGGGTGCTGTATCACGATGCGCGCGCCCGGAAGCGCCATCCGCTTTCCGGGCGTGCCCGCCGCCAGGACCGCCGCGCGGGCGGAAGGTCGGTTCATGGCGTACCTCTCCTCGGACGGCGCCTCTGCCCTCGGACGGCGCCTCTGTAAAAAATGTACAGGACGTACAGACGGTTATGATGGGAAACATGGTCTACGAGATTCCGGTGACGCAAGCCCGAGCAGAGCTCGCCGATCTGATCAACCGTGTCGTATACGGCGGGGAACGAGTGGTCGTGACCCGTCACGGCAAGCCACTGGCCGCCCTCGTCTCCGCTGCCGACCTGGAACGACTCGAGAAGGCCGAGGCTGCGGGCGAGGAGCGGGCGACCGGTTCTCTCTCCTCGGTCCGCATGACTTCAGCCCCCGGTGAACACGGGCGTTTCGGTGGCGTCGCCGAGCACCGCGAACGTTGATCATGAACCGGCAAACGACCGGTTAACGTGCCGGAAAAACTTCCGCCCTAATGTGCAATGCCTGGCGGCCGGCCCTTTCGCCCTGCATCAACAAAGTGTTGATGTCGAGTGGTTCCCGCGGTGCCCGGCCGGGGCCCGGGGCAGAAGACGGTGAGGCGGAAGTGTGCAACTGACACCCCATGAGCAGGAGCGCCTGCTCATTCACGTGGCGGCCGACGTGGCCGAGAAGCGCCGGTCGCGAGGTCTGCGGCTCAATCACCCCGAGGCGGTCGCCCTGATCACCTCGCACATCCTCGAGGGCGCGAGGGACGGCCGGACCGTGGCCGATCTGATGGCGTCCGGACGCCGGGTGCTCAGCCGGGAGGACGTCATGGAAGGCATCGCGGAGATGATCCACGATGTCCAGGTCGAAGCGACCTTTCCGGACGGCACCAAGCTCGTCACCGTTCATGAGCCGATCGTCTGACCGGGGAGCGAAGCCGATGATTCCGGGAGAGATCCTTTACGCGAACGACCCGCTGCCCCTCAACGAGGGCCGTCGGATCACCCGCCTCACCGTGCTCAACGCCGCGGACCGGCCCGTCCAGATCGGCTCCCACTACCATTTCGCGGAAGCGAACCCGGCTCTGCGGTTCGACCGCGACGCGGCGCACGGGCAGCGGCTGAACATCGCCGCCGGGACCGCGGTGCGTTTCGAGCCCGGGGTCCCGGTCGCCGTCGAACTCGTTCCCATCGCGGGGCTGCGCATCGTCGCGGGCCTGCGGGGAGAGACCGCGGGAGCTCTCGATGGCTGACATCACGCGTGCCGTGTACGCCGACCTCTTCGGCCCCACCACGGGGGACCGCATCCGCCTCGCCGACACCGCTCTCCTGATCGAGATCGAGGAGGACCGCTGCGGAGGCCCCGGGCGGGCCGGTGACGAAGCGGTGTTCGGCGGCGGCAAGGTGATCCGTGAGTCGATGGGCCAGTCGCGGGTCACCCGCGCGGAGGGCGCCCCCGACACCGTTATCACCGGCGCCGTGATCCTCGACCACTGGGGCGTCGTCAAGGCGGACATCGGCATCCGGGACGGACGTATCAGCGGGATCGGCAAGGCGGGGAACCCGGACACCATGGACGGCGTCCATGCCGATCTGGTCATCGGCCCGGAGACCGAAGTCATCGCCGGCAACGGCAGGATCCTCACGGCCGGCGCCATCGACGCGCATGTGCACTTCATCTCACCAACCCTGGTCGACCAGGCGCTGTCCTCCGGGATCACGACGCTCGTCGGCGGTGGCACCGGCCCCGCGGAGGGCACCAAGGCGACCACCGTGACGCCCGGGCCCTGGCACCTTGCCCGGATGTTCGAGGCTCTGGAGGGATACCCGGTGAACGTCGGGCTGCTCGGCAAGGGCAACACGATGTCCCGCGAGGCCATGCACTCCCAACTGCGCGCGGGCGCACTGGGATTCAAGATCCATGAGGACTGGGGGGCGACACCGGCCGTCATCGACGCATGTCTGGGTGTCTGTGAGGAGACAGGGGCCCAGCTCGCCATTCATACCGACACGCTGAACGAAGCAGGGTTCGTCGGTGACACCCTGGCAGCCATCGCCGGACGCTCCATTCACGCCTACCACACCGAGGGCGCGGGAGGCGGCCACGCTCCGGACATCATCACGGTCGTATCCGAACCGAACGTACTGCCCAGCTCCACCAATCCGACCCGGCCGCACACCGTCAACACCATCGAGGAACACCTCGACATGCTGATGGTCTGCCACCACCTCAACCCGGCGGTTCCGGAGGACCTGGCCTTCGCCGAATCCAGGATCCGGCCGTCCACCATCGCGGCCGAGGATGTTCTGCACGACCTCGGCGCCATCTCGATCGTCTCATCCGACTCCCAGGCGATGGGCCGCATCGGGGAGGTCGCGCTGCGTACCTGGCAGACCGCGCACGTCATGAAGCTGCGCAGGGGCGCCTTGCCCGGCGACGGCAGGGCGGACAACCACCGGGCACGTCGCTATGTCGCCAAATACACCATCAACCCGGCGGTGGCGCAGGGACTCGACGGCGAGATCGGATCCGTGGAAAGCGGGAAGCTGGCCGATCTGGTGCTCTGGGAGCCGGCGTTCTTCGGTGTCAAACCACACCTGGTGCTCAAAGGCGGCCAGATCGCATACGCGCAGATGGGAGACGCCAACGCGTCCATCCCCACCCCCCAACCGGTGCTTCCCAGGCCCATGTTCGGCGCCAAGGGGCGAGCGCCGTCGGCCAATTCGGTCAACTTCGTCACACAGTCGGCGCTCGACGACGGTCTGACCGAACGCCTTGCCCTCGGCAAGGATTTCGTGGCGATCCGTAACACCCGCTCCGTCGGCAAGGCGGACATGCGACAGAACGACGCCATGCCGCACGTCGAGGTCGATGCCGACACCTTCACCGTGGCGATCGACGGCGAGCGGGTCGAACCCGCACCCGCCGCCGAACTTCCCATGGCCCAGCGGTACTTCCTCTTCTGATGGCCGATTCCCCGGACCAGCTGTCGCCGAGCCGGTCGGCCCTCCTGGTACTCGCCGACGGCCGGTTCCCCGCAGGCGGCCACGCCCACTCCGGCGGGGTGGAACAGGCGGTCACCGCAGGACGGATCCGCGACGCACAGGACCTGGCGGGCTTCTGCCTCGGGCGGCTGAACACCACCGGCCTCACATCGGCGGCGCTCGCCGCCACCGCCGCCCTCGGAGCCGATCCCGCTGAGGTCGACGAGGCCGCCGACGCCCGGACGCCGTCACCCGCGCTGCGCTCCGCTGCCCGCCGGCTCGGACG contains:
- a CDS encoding urease subunit alpha, giving the protein MADITRAVYADLFGPTTGDRIRLADTALLIEIEEDRCGGPGRAGDEAVFGGGKVIRESMGQSRVTRAEGAPDTVITGAVILDHWGVVKADIGIRDGRISGIGKAGNPDTMDGVHADLVIGPETEVIAGNGRILTAGAIDAHVHFISPTLVDQALSSGITTLVGGGTGPAEGTKATTVTPGPWHLARMFEALEGYPVNVGLLGKGNTMSREAMHSQLRAGALGFKIHEDWGATPAVIDACLGVCEETGAQLAIHTDTLNEAGFVGDTLAAIAGRSIHAYHTEGAGGGHAPDIITVVSEPNVLPSSTNPTRPHTVNTIEEHLDMLMVCHHLNPAVPEDLAFAESRIRPSTIAAEDVLHDLGAISIVSSDSQAMGRIGEVALRTWQTAHVMKLRRGALPGDGRADNHRARRYVAKYTINPAVAQGLDGEIGSVESGKLADLVLWEPAFFGVKPHLVLKGGQIAYAQMGDANASIPTPQPVLPRPMFGAKGRAPSANSVNFVTQSALDDGLTERLALGKDFVAIRNTRSVGKADMRQNDAMPHVEVDADTFTVAIDGERVEPAPAAELPMAQRYFLF
- a CDS encoding urease subunit beta; this translates as MIPGEILYANDPLPLNEGRRITRLTVLNAADRPVQIGSHYHFAEANPALRFDRDAAHGQRLNIAAGTAVRFEPGVPVAVELVPIAGLRIVAGLRGETAGALDG
- a CDS encoding ATP-dependent Clp protease proteolytic subunit, which gives rise to MNRPSARAAVLAAGTPGKRMALPGARIVIQHPAIEEPVRDRPRDLDVHAEELRQLPQRRSVMVRPIARHTGRDAGRITGGMERCTVFDAPAARTRRPVDLVLDSSEPFPSTPAG
- a CDS encoding type II toxin-antitoxin system Phd/YefM family antitoxin, with translation MVYEIPVTQARAELADLINRVVYGGERVVVTRHGKPLAALVSAADLERLEKAEAAGEERATGSLSSVRMTSAPGEHGRFGGVAEHRER
- a CDS encoding urease subunit gamma encodes the protein MQLTPHEQERLLIHVAADVAEKRRSRGLRLNHPEAVALITSHILEGARDGRTVADLMASGRRVLSREDVMEGIAEMIHDVQVEATFPDGTKLVTVHEPIV